A stretch of DNA from Nitrospira sp.:
TGCGCCATCATTCAGCGCTCTGAAGAATTGTTATCACCGTCTATTTGCGCATGAGTTGCGAGGGTGTGGTGAGCCTCGCTTGTTAGGCACAGGGTTTGATACATACAAACTCGCGGGCGAGACGTGGGGGATCGAAGGCGACTGCAGCAAGGTGTGCGTGGGGTGGCAATCCGATATTGGAAGCAATTGTCGGTGGCGTGTCAGCAGCATGAACTCAAGAGGGTGAAAACTTGATTGCAGGATCTGGGGGCAGCCATGAATGGAAGCTGTGGTGGACGAAAGCTTGGGCCCGTTACAGGCGCAATGGCGCTAAAATCAAAAGCGAGCAGAAAACCCTCTTGAATAGCCAATCGGCGAGGAAGAGGATTCAGATGGCCCAGAATCACTATTCGTGGCGAGTCGTTTGGTTGCTGAGCGTCCTGCCCGGGCTGGTTCCGTTAGCATGGGCATCGGTCGGTTTCGGGCAAACCACGTCAATTACGTCTTCCGGGCTGAACACCAATGTGGCCCTTAGCCCCAATGCGCCAGTGCCGACGTACAACATTACCGGTGGAACCAGACCGGGCAATGGCACGAACCTCTTCCACAGCTTTGGCGACTTCAGTGTTGGCACACATGACCGCGCTGTCTTTCAAAATGACTCCGGACTTTCGACGACGAATATTCTGAGTCGAGTAACGGGAGGACAGACCTCGAATATTTATGGGGCGATTCAGACGGCAGGGTTTGGAACTGCGGCCTTGTGGCTGATTAACCCGGCCGGCATCGTATTCGGCCCCACGGCCTCCCTCAATGTAGGCGGATCGGTGCACTTCAGCACGGCGGACTATTTGCGGCTTGGCAGCGGCAATGATCGCTTCTATGCCGATTTGGGCAAGACAAGCCAACTGACCAGCGCGGCTGTAACGGCGTTTGGATTCTTAAACTCCAATCCGGCAGCAATCGCGGTCAAGGGTAGCAACCTGGCCGTGCCCAATGGTCAGACTCTCTCATTAGTTGCGGGAAACCGCACATTCCCTGACCCCGTTACCCCAAGTGTCAACGTGCCCGCTGGAGTCACAATGACGGGGGGCTCCCTCTCTACTCCTGGCGGTCGGATCAACATTGTAAGCGTCGCGTCGGCGGGGGAAGTAGCTCTCAACAATTCGAATGGTCCATTTGCTCCGTCCACATTCGTGGGTTTCACGGATTTTGGAAGGGTCGTCCTCTCGCAGGGTGCGAGTGTGGACACCAGCACAAACCAGAGAATGCTAAATCCCAGTCAAGACGTGAACAATGTTCACGTGGCAGCCGGCCCTATTTACATCCGCGCTGGACAACTTCAGATGAGCGATTCGTCTCTAGAAGCTACGAGCCGAGGATTCGTTTTCGAAGGGAAAGACCGCTTTGATCCGAATGCTCAACTCCTTGATACCCATCCTGGTGGTGATGTACAGGCTGGTGGCGTCACGATCACTGCTGATCAATTTACCTTCACAAACAGTCTAATACAGACCGGATCCCTTCCGCCCGACTTGCCGCCGGGTTTTTTTAGTTTCGGTCAGGCCGGACTTGGCCTCGATAACCTGATAAAACCCGGCACGATCAACTTGAATGTGGGAGCTCTGGTTGCAGACGGCTCTCGGTTGGATACCGGCAGTTCACTTGAGCAAGCGGTGGCTGGTCGACTCAATATTCAGGGGATAGGGGAGCCAGCCCCTGAGGCCCGTCTTGTCAACCTGCAAGCTAGTACGATAAACGACCTGGTGGGTCTGGGGTCAGGTCGTGGGACAGGCGGTGGCGTTACCATTAATGCAAGAGAAGTTCTCATTGATCGGTCCACATATACGGGAGCTTCAGGCGATCAATTTGCCAGCGACTTTGTGATTGTGTCTTCGGACAGAATAAATATTCAAAACTCCACCTTAACGCATCCGGGTTTAGGAGCAGCTGGTGCGATGACTCTCAGCGCAGGAAATGAGATCAATTTATTGGCCACAATTCTTCAGACGACCAATAAATTTAGCATCGCGCCAGGGACCGTCACGCTGACGGCTCCGGTGATTACCATGCAGGGAGGAAAGATTCTTACGGATAGTAGCACGGCGGGAGCACCATCTATTACCTTTAATGTTGGAACTCTCAATATCAGTGCGCTCCAAACGGGCGCTACTATAGAACCCGCAATAGTATCCTCTTCAGGGATAGATAGCGGACCAGGTTTGTTTGGTGTCCCTGGAGTAATCACAGTTCAGGGCATTGCGGCAGAGGGGACTCCACCTCCGGCAACTCACGTGGTTCTTGACAATAGCCTCCTCAGTACCACGACCATCAGCGGGGGAGCTCCCAGTCGCACAAATATCTCCATAAGAGCACAAAACATTGATCTCACCAATGGAGCTCAAGTAACGGCGGACACGAGTGGCGTGGCACCAGCAGGAAATATTGTGCTGAATGCTGGAGGTGCCTTCAATCTCTCAAATGGTGCTGCAATATCAAGCAGCAGTACGGCTATTTTGCCTCAAGGCAGTATTCCTGGCGATGCAGGCGATATTACGATTGTCTCCGGTGACAGTATCTCTGTCGCAAACAGTAAGGTCTCTACCTTCGCGACCCAAGCCTCTGGCGGAAATATCACACTGACCGCTCCGAATATGGTGCGGCTCGTGAGCGCCACGCTGACGAGCTCGGTAGCTGGCCCCCCAGGATCCAATGGCGGCAATATCACCATCGATACTGCGCATCCTCAATTTGTCATCATGCAAGGCAACTCCCAGATACTGGCCAAGGCCAATGCAGGGCAAGGCGGCGCGATCACCATTATCGGTGGCGTGGTTCTTCAAGAGCCGGGGAGTGTGCTCGACGCAACGGCGGGACCAGCGGGGGTTAGTGGAACCGTCAACATCCAGGCTCCTTTTCAGCAACTGTCCGGGGCCATTGCTCCCTTGCCGCAAGCCTTTGCGGTGGCGACCAATCTCTATGGCCAGCGCTGTGCTGCCGAGAAGGGCGGGCAATTCAGCAGCTTCGTGCAGGGGGCACGGGATGGCGTGCCGCCGCAACCAGGCGACCTGATTCCGAGCCCGCTGCTGCTGGAGCTCGATGAGGCATCGTCTGGCACCGTCTTGCAGTCATCGCCTAACCTCGCCGCAATCCGTCTCGGATTGCCTGGGTTCGAGCAGACGCCGTATCGCAGCCTGACAGTGTTTTTCGGCTGCCGATCGTAAGGCACCAATGTGAGGCACCTGATCGTCAAGAGACAAGAGGAGCGGACCATCCATTACGCCACGGAGCATCAGCCTATGCCTTCCTCGCAGCCGAACAGCATGCAGAGAGGGTGGAGCGGTTGTGCCCGGGCCGTGTTCTTCCAACTCTTGATGCTGGTTGCCTGCAGTCTGTTGATACCTGAGCTTGACTATGCGCAGGTCGGCCTGCCCCCCGTGATCGATCCTTCCGGCCGATCCGGCCTTCCACCTCCGGTGGAACAAAAGAAACCCCTGCGTCCGGAGCAGCCTCCCACGGAGATTCTTCCTCCTGTACAACCTTCGCCGAGAGATCTCCGCGAGAAGGGTCCGCTGTTGCAGGTTTTTGTCCGACAGATCCATGTGGTCGGCAGCACGGTATTGTCACAGGAGGAGTTGGCCCAACTCACCGCTCCCTACGAAAACCGGGAGGTGACGACCGAAGACTTGGAGGAACTGCGACGGCACATCACGCTGGCCTATATCGATAAGGGCTATCCGAATTCCGGGGCTGTGCTTCCCGATCAAGCGGTGGTTGAGGGCACGATCACGATGCAGGTGATTGAAGGGAGGCTCAGCGATGTCAGAATTCAAGGCACCAAATGGTTTCGGCCGTCGTACCTCCGCGACCGCATTGAGCTGAGTGCGGGACCTCCGTTTAACATGAACCCGCTCCGGGACCGGCTCCAGCTGCTCTTGCAGGACGACCGGCTGCAGCGGTTGAACGCGGAACTGAAACCGGGCGCCGTCCCTGGTGAAGCCCTGTTGGATGTCGCGGTGCAGGAGGCGAATCCCGTCAGGGCCTATGTCGAGTACAACAATTACATCAACCCCACGGTCGGCGAAAATCAACTGCGCGGGACGATGGCCCATCGCAACCTCACGGGCCGTGGCGATGTGTTGAGTATGAGTTTCGGGGCTTCGGGTCAGGTTTCACCCGCGAAGATAGGCGTGTTCCCGGCTGTGGATGCCTCCTATGCGATTCCCCTCAACCGATACGACACCACTTTCTTTGCGGGCTACCGGTTTTTTAAGTTTAAAGTGGTGGAAGATCCGTTTCGGCCGCTCGATATCAAGAGCGAAACCCAGATCTTCACGTTGTCGCTACGCCAGCCGGTCTATCGCACGCTGAACGACGAGGTCACGATCGCGCTCGTGGGCGAATACGAGCAGAATGCCAATAGCCTCCTTGGCACCCCGTTCGACTTCGTCAACGGCATGAAGAACGGCTTCGGGAACGTCGCCGCGCTCCGCTTCATTCAGGAATGGACTCACCGGACGACGGAGTCCGTATTTTCGGTGCGCTCCCGTTTCTCCACGGGAGTGGATGTGCTGGGGGCGACCGTAAACGGAGCGCCGGGAGCGGCGGATGGTCAGTTTTTTTCCTGGCTCGGGCAGGCAGAATGGTTGAAGCGTTTTGAATCGCGTATCGAAATATTAAACTTTCTCAATATGCAGCTCGCCAATGACCACCTGTTTCCTCTCGAACAAATGGCGGTGGGGGGCCGCTACAGCGTGCGGGGCTATCGCGAAAATACCCTGCTTCGGGACAACGCCTTCGTGTATCAGTTTGAGACCCGTTTTCCTGTGTGGAGTTCAAGCGAAGGATTCCCTTACGTGCAGTTCTGTCCTTTCGCGGATGTCGGCCATTCCTGGTCGGCCAAGGGAGTGAGCGGCGATCCGCAAACGTTGGCGAGCGTGGGCGCCGGACTCCGGTTCAATATCAGCACGGTGGCAAATCTCAATGTGTACTGGGGAAGGCGTCTCGTAACGAGTCATGTCTCGAACCCTCATAACGGCTTGCAGGATGAGGGGGTGCATCTTCAGTTCGTGCTCAACGTGATGTAACCAGAGGGCTCCAGCCTGGGGTTGTGCATTTGAGCCGAGCCGCCTCGAGTACCCTGCTATTGTCGAGGTGAAGTGCGGGAAGCTGCGCTCGCGTATGATTCACCCTGCTGAATGCGCTGCAAGTGGGTAGGACTGGCTGCAAGCAGGGCCTGGTGGCCAAGCGGAACGCTGGTCGCCAGTTTGAGTCGAACTAGACAGCCCTGTTGGGACGCGACGGGAGAAAGTAGGCGGATGGACCATTTCATGCGCAGATTGTCTTCCCAGCAGGTCGTTGACTTTTCCTGGCAAGCCGGTTGCTGTAGACCATAACTGACTGTTGTTACCTGCGTCTCTTCTGCTCGCATTTCCTGCAATCGTTGGCTCACATCTGATACCCAGGCCTCGCCGATTACGAAACTATAGGCCTCTGTCCCACGCTCATCGCAATAGGCCTCCAGCGTCAGATGTGCGATCGGATCTCGATCAAGGAGCAGGGCGGTCGAGGCCAGGAGCTGGGCTGCTTCTGCCGCCACGATGGGATGGTCGTCGGCGAGGTAGAGGTCGCCGAGCACGGTGGTCCTGGTTCCTGAATGAAGGGGGGGCTGCCTGCGGGCGAGCGTGACAGAGCCTGCTCTCGCGCCGGTTATGGGACTGTCCTCCACCGTCGCCACGAGAAAACCTGTTTCGACCCGCGGAAAGTATCCGAATTCTTCCCTTATGAGATTGGCGTGAGTGTGTTCTTTTGGTGAAAGATATGCGAGGGAAGGCCATGTGGAGGAGGCGGTTAGGGTGTCTGCTCCGAGTGAAAAACGAGCCTCACTGATTGAATTCGAAAGCACGAACAGACCGATCAAGATAGAGATGCGGAAGGCAGGCATGGGAATAGAAGAGGAATTGCTCATCAGAATCCGTGAAGCGGCATGCTCGTCGGCGGGGGAGATCAAATGCCACAGGCAGCATCGCTCTCCATCAACTATAGCAGGCGATTTTCAGCTGGCTAGGAAGGGGAACCGAGGGAGACGAGTTCCGTTATGCTCGTGGGGGAGCATCAGACTGAGACAGAAAGTGCCTGCAGAAGGTGCGGTCGTGCGTTGAGTTACAACCAATTGTTAATCAACAGGAAAGGTGCCCACAAGCTGGGATGGCTTCGCTCGGGGTTTTTCAGCAGCGTGAGCTGCGCCTGTTGCAGTGCCATCGCTTTGGATGTGGCTGGGTCCTGGAGATTCTTATAGAACTCGGTGATGAGCTCGGCCGTGGCTTCGTCATCGATAAACCAGAGGGTCGCGAGGGCGCTTTTCGCACCGGCTTTGATCGCCATTCCTGCCAATCCTAAGGCTGCTCGATCGTCCCCGGCGGCCGTTTCGCAGGCGCTCAGCGTCAACAATTCGAGAGGCACCGTGCGCATCTCGAACAATCCCACGAGATGGCTCAGGCGATCCATCGTGATGCGGTCGTCAAAGGTGAGCACAAAACTCTTCGTGACGTCGCTCTCGACCTTGCCGTGGGAGGCAATGTGGATCATGTTGTATGGCTGCTCGTTGAGGTCATGTTCGACTTTCCTTGAACGAAACTCTTCATTCAGCACCTGTTTCCCACCGTAAATAGCCTGAACCGCCTTTAATTCATTGCCGACATAGGGCAACGCCGGAAAACCCTGCACCGCTTCGGTCAACCCCATGGAGAACAAGCGGATCTGCTTCCGGTTGAGCGGGCGCGGATCCGTGAGTGTCAGCCCCGGCGTGGTTGCCACCGCATACCGTTCAATCAAAAACTTCGTGCCGTCATGCAAGGGCCCCATCGGAATCGTCCGTAGCGGTCCGTCCGGTACAAAAACCAGTGTGGTGATGTGCGCATCGGTCAGGTCCGCCTCCATGGGGCGAATCAACCACTGATAGAGCTTCTGAGCATGGGGACGATAGGTGTTGTTGGAACGTTCTTCGAGGCCGAGTCTGAAGGCGCGTATTTCTTCCGTCAGCTGCTCGCCGGTCACCGGCACGATGAATTGTTTCAGTCCGGCCGGCATGCTCACGAGCAGCTCCATGCGGTCTGCCAGGATAATGGGAT
This window harbors:
- a CDS encoding filamentous hemagglutinin N-terminal domain-containing protein yields the protein MAQNHYSWRVVWLLSVLPGLVPLAWASVGFGQTTSITSSGLNTNVALSPNAPVPTYNITGGTRPGNGTNLFHSFGDFSVGTHDRAVFQNDSGLSTTNILSRVTGGQTSNIYGAIQTAGFGTAALWLINPAGIVFGPTASLNVGGSVHFSTADYLRLGSGNDRFYADLGKTSQLTSAAVTAFGFLNSNPAAIAVKGSNLAVPNGQTLSLVAGNRTFPDPVTPSVNVPAGVTMTGGSLSTPGGRINIVSVASAGEVALNNSNGPFAPSTFVGFTDFGRVVLSQGASVDTSTNQRMLNPSQDVNNVHVAAGPIYIRAGQLQMSDSSLEATSRGFVFEGKDRFDPNAQLLDTHPGGDVQAGGVTITADQFTFTNSLIQTGSLPPDLPPGFFSFGQAGLGLDNLIKPGTINLNVGALVADGSRLDTGSSLEQAVAGRLNIQGIGEPAPEARLVNLQASTINDLVGLGSGRGTGGGVTINAREVLIDRSTYTGASGDQFASDFVIVSSDRINIQNSTLTHPGLGAAGAMTLSAGNEINLLATILQTTNKFSIAPGTVTLTAPVITMQGGKILTDSSTAGAPSITFNVGTLNISALQTGATIEPAIVSSSGIDSGPGLFGVPGVITVQGIAAEGTPPPATHVVLDNSLLSTTTISGGAPSRTNISIRAQNIDLTNGAQVTADTSGVAPAGNIVLNAGGAFNLSNGAAISSSSTAILPQGSIPGDAGDITIVSGDSISVANSKVSTFATQASGGNITLTAPNMVRLVSATLTSSVAGPPGSNGGNITIDTAHPQFVIMQGNSQILAKANAGQGGAITIIGGVVLQEPGSVLDATAGPAGVSGTVNIQAPFQQLSGAIAPLPQAFAVATNLYGQRCAAEKGGQFSSFVQGARDGVPPQPGDLIPSPLLLELDEASSGTVLQSSPNLAAIRLGLPGFEQTPYRSLTVFFGCRS
- a CDS encoding ShlB/FhaC/HecB family hemolysin secretion/activation protein, whose protein sequence is MPSSQPNSMQRGWSGCARAVFFQLLMLVACSLLIPELDYAQVGLPPVIDPSGRSGLPPPVEQKKPLRPEQPPTEILPPVQPSPRDLREKGPLLQVFVRQIHVVGSTVLSQEELAQLTAPYENREVTTEDLEELRRHITLAYIDKGYPNSGAVLPDQAVVEGTITMQVIEGRLSDVRIQGTKWFRPSYLRDRIELSAGPPFNMNPLRDRLQLLLQDDRLQRLNAELKPGAVPGEALLDVAVQEANPVRAYVEYNNYINPTVGENQLRGTMAHRNLTGRGDVLSMSFGASGQVSPAKIGVFPAVDASYAIPLNRYDTTFFAGYRFFKFKVVEDPFRPLDIKSETQIFTLSLRQPVYRTLNDEVTIALVGEYEQNANSLLGTPFDFVNGMKNGFGNVAALRFIQEWTHRTTESVFSVRSRFSTGVDVLGATVNGAPGAADGQFFSWLGQAEWLKRFESRIEILNFLNMQLANDHLFPLEQMAVGGRYSVRGYRENTLLRDNAFVYQFETRFPVWSSSEGFPYVQFCPFADVGHSWSAKGVSGDPQTLASVGAGLRFNISTVANLNVYWGRRLVTSHVSNPHNGLQDEGVHLQFVLNVM